One genomic region from Clostridium saccharobutylicum DSM 13864 encodes:
- the wecB gene encoding non-hydrolyzing UDP-N-acetylglucosamine 2-epimerase, whose translation MSKKKIITIFGTRPEAIKMAPLVKELERREEIESKVCVTAQHREMLDQVLELFDITPDFDLNIMKTKQTLTGITNKVLEGLEEVFKEEKPDMILVHGDTTTTFAGALAAFYQQIRVGHVEAGLRTFNKYFPFPEEMNRKLTGGLADLHFAPTKGSKENLLREGINENDIYITGNTVIDAMKHTVEENYVFENDELNKIDFSKKVIMITAHRRENWGEGIENICKALNIIVEQNKDVELVYLVHLNPVVKDVVFERLGEKERIHLLSPLDTKETHNLMNKSYMIMTDSGGLQEEAPHLGKPVLVLRDVTERPEAVEAGTVKLVGTDVEKIVNEANELLRNENAYNKMSKAINPYGDGIASKRIADVILNYFDLSSRTIEEFKTI comes from the coding sequence TTGAGTAAGAAGAAAATTATTACCATTTTTGGGACCAGACCAGAAGCTATAAAAATGGCACCTTTAGTTAAGGAGCTAGAAAGAAGAGAAGAAATTGAATCAAAAGTCTGTGTAACAGCTCAGCACAGAGAGATGTTAGATCAAGTTTTAGAATTATTTGATATAACACCAGACTTTGATTTAAATATAATGAAAACAAAACAAACTTTAACAGGTATTACTAATAAAGTTCTAGAAGGCTTAGAAGAAGTATTTAAAGAAGAAAAACCAGATATGATATTAGTTCACGGAGATACTACAACTACGTTTGCAGGTGCGTTAGCTGCATTCTATCAACAAATTAGAGTTGGCCATGTGGAAGCAGGACTTAGAACTTTTAATAAATATTTTCCTTTTCCAGAAGAAATGAATAGAAAATTAACTGGTGGGTTAGCAGATTTACATTTTGCTCCAACTAAGGGCTCAAAAGAAAACCTTTTGAGAGAAGGAATTAATGAAAATGATATATATATTACAGGAAATACTGTAATTGATGCCATGAAACATACTGTTGAAGAAAATTACGTTTTTGAAAATGATGAACTGAATAAGATTGACTTTAGCAAAAAGGTAATAATGATTACTGCTCATAGAAGAGAAAATTGGGGCGAAGGGATAGAAAATATTTGCAAAGCTCTAAATATTATAGTTGAACAAAATAAAGATGTAGAATTAGTATATTTAGTGCATTTAAATCCTGTTGTTAAGGATGTTGTATTTGAGAGACTTGGTGAAAAGGAAAGAATTCATTTATTATCACCATTGGATACTAAGGAAACTCATAATTTAATGAATAAATCATATATGATAATGACAGATTCAGGTGGTCTTCAAGAAGAAGCACCTCATTTAGGAAAACCAGTACTAGTATTAAGAGATGTTACTGAAAGACCAGAAGCTGTTGAAGCGGGTACTGTTAAATTAGTTGGTACTGATGTAGAAAAAATAGTAAATGAGGCTAATGAACTGTTAAGAAACGAAAATGCTTATAATAAAATGAGCAAGGCTATAAATCCATATGGAGATGGAATAGCATCAAAGAGAATAGCAGATGTTATATTAAATTATTTTGATTTATCATCAAGAACTATAGAAGAATTTAAAACTATCTAG
- a CDS encoding acetyl-CoA C-acetyltransferase, with product MRDVVIVSAVRTALGSFGGALKTVPAVDLGALVIKEAVNRAGVKPEVVEEVIMGNVIQAGLGQNTARQAAVKSGLPVEVPAMTINKVCGSGLRAVSLAAQMIKAGDADVVVAGGMENMSAAPYALDKARWGQRMGDGKLVDTMIKDGLWDAFNNYHMGVTAENIAKEWGLTREEQDEFSAASQQKAEAAIKSGRFKDEIVPVVIPQRKGEPKVFDTDEFPRFGTTVETLAKLKPAFIKDGTVTAGNASGINDGAAAFVVMSAEKAQQLGLKPLAKILSYGSRGLDPAIMGYGPFHATKKALEAANLTVEDLDLIEANEAFAAQSLAVAKDLKFDMSKVNVNGGAIALGHPVGASGARILVTLLHEMEKRDAKKGLATLCIGGGMGTALVVERV from the coding sequence ATGAGAGATGTAGTTATTGTAAGTGCAGTAAGAACAGCATTAGGAAGTTTTGGTGGAGCATTAAAAACAGTTCCAGCAGTAGACTTAGGAGCTTTAGTAATTAAAGAAGCTGTAAACAGAGCCGGAGTTAAACCAGAAGTAGTTGAAGAAGTTATCATGGGTAATGTAATTCAAGCAGGTCTTGGTCAAAACACTGCAAGACAAGCAGCAGTTAAATCAGGATTACCAGTTGAAGTTCCAGCTATGACAATAAATAAAGTTTGCGGATCAGGTTTAAGAGCAGTTAGTTTAGCAGCTCAAATGATTAAAGCTGGAGATGCTGACGTTGTTGTTGCAGGTGGTATGGAAAACATGTCAGCTGCTCCATATGCATTAGATAAGGCAAGATGGGGACAAAGAATGGGCGACGGTAAATTAGTTGACACAATGATAAAAGATGGATTATGGGATGCATTCAATAACTACCATATGGGAGTTACAGCTGAAAATATAGCTAAAGAATGGGGATTAACTAGAGAAGAACAAGATGAATTTTCAGCAGCATCACAACAAAAAGCTGAAGCAGCAATTAAATCAGGAAGATTTAAAGATGAAATAGTACCAGTTGTTATCCCTCAAAGAAAAGGGGAACCAAAGGTATTTGATACAGATGAATTCCCAAGATTCGGAACAACTGTAGAAACTTTAGCTAAATTAAAACCAGCATTTATAAAAGATGGTACAGTAACTGCAGGTAATGCTTCAGGAATTAATGATGGGGCAGCAGCATTTGTTGTAATGAGTGCAGAAAAAGCTCAACAACTAGGACTTAAGCCATTAGCTAAAATTCTTTCTTATGGATCAAGGGGATTAGATCCAGCTATAATGGGATACGGACCATTCCATGCAACTAAGAAAGCTTTAGAAGCAGCTAACCTAACTGTTGAAGATTTAGATTTAATCGAAGCTAATGAAGCTTTTGCAGCTCAAAGTTTAGCTGTTGCTAAAGATTTAAAATTCGATATGTCAAAAGTAAACGTAAATGGTGGAGCAATTGCTTTGGGTCATCCAGTAGGAGCATCAGGAGCAAGAATCTTAGTTACTCTTCTTCATGAAATGGAAAAGAGAGATGCTAAAAAGGGATTAGCAACACTTTGTATAGGTGGAGGAATGGGAACTGCACTTGTAGTTGAAAGAGTTTAA
- a CDS encoding F0F1 ATP synthase subunit A — MEITPIPIWSPEIFGYTIDITAGIIIQWAVIVILGIAAYALTRNLKLKPTKTQAAVENVYQTVRDFIVGTMGEEYESFVPYIGTLMIYLLALNWTGVLGLKPPTYDVSVTASFALVTFFVVNINAIRKNGILGYGKAFFHPFWPMLPLNLLERVLLPVTLALRLFGNMCAAVVLVEIVYNLLGSISIIAELGLPIIVHGYFDLFDGVLQMIVFAMLTMINIKNIAEE, encoded by the coding sequence TTGGAGATTACGCCTATACCTATATGGTCGCCTGAAATTTTTGGCTATACAATAGACATTACAGCAGGTATAATAATCCAATGGGCTGTTATTGTAATTTTAGGTATAGCTGCTTATGCATTAACAAGAAATCTAAAGTTAAAACCAACTAAAACCCAAGCTGCTGTAGAGAATGTATATCAAACCGTAAGAGATTTCATAGTTGGCACTATGGGTGAAGAGTATGAATCATTTGTACCATATATAGGAACATTAATGATTTATCTGTTGGCTCTTAACTGGACTGGTGTGCTAGGTTTGAAACCACCTACATATGATGTTAGTGTAACAGCGTCATTTGCATTAGTTACATTTTTTGTTGTAAATATAAATGCAATTAGAAAAAATGGAATTCTTGGTTATGGAAAAGCATTTTTTCATCCGTTTTGGCCTATGTTACCACTTAACTTATTAGAAAGAGTGCTATTACCAGTAACATTAGCACTTAGACTTTTTGGTAATATGTGTGCAGCTGTAGTATTGGTAGAAATAGTTTATAACTTGTTAGGATCAATATCAATTATTGCAGAATTAGGATTACCAATTATAGTGCATGGTTATTTTGATTTATTTGATGGAGTACTTCAAATGATAGTATTTGCAATGTTAACTATGATTAATATTAAAAATATCGCAGAAGAGTAA
- the atpE gene encoding ATP synthase F0 subunit C, producing MSFGILAAGIAVLSGIGAGAGIGIAAGKAIEAVARQPEAQPRIMTFFLLGAALAETTAIYGLVMAFIVMGK from the coding sequence ATGAGTTTTGGAATTTTAGCAGCAGGTATAGCTGTATTATCTGGTATTGGAGCAGGAGCAGGTATTGGTATAGCTGCAGGAAAGGCAATTGAAGCAGTGGCAAGACAACCAGAAGCACAACCAAGAATAATGACATTTTTCCTTTTAGGTGCAGCACTGGCAGAAACAACTGCAATCTATGGATTAGTAATGGCATTTATAGTAATGGGTAAATAA
- a CDS encoding F0F1 ATP synthase subunit B, protein MEVRLSTLIMTWINFAIIILLLRHFFWNKLKGIIEERQNLINQKISKADEDAEKARMYLVKNEQILQSAKEEGKKITERQKEKGDKLYDEIVSNAKAEASSLKERASLEIEREKQKAEFEIKKQAIDLAVELSVKALSQKIDEETHRKLIGDFIAKVGM, encoded by the coding sequence ATGGAAGTTAGATTGTCAACATTAATAATGACTTGGATCAATTTTGCCATTATAATTTTACTTTTAAGACATTTCTTTTGGAATAAACTAAAAGGAATAATTGAAGAAAGACAAAATCTTATAAATCAAAAGATATCTAAAGCAGACGAAGATGCTGAAAAAGCCAGAATGTATTTAGTTAAAAATGAACAAATCTTGCAATCAGCTAAAGAAGAAGGTAAGAAAATTACTGAAAGACAAAAGGAAAAAGGCGATAAACTTTATGATGAAATTGTTAGTAACGCTAAAGCAGAAGCAAGTTCATTAAAAGAAAGAGCTAGCTTAGAAATCGAAAGAGAAAAACAAAAAGCAGAATTTGAGATTAAAAAGCAAGCTATAGATTTAGCTGTAGAACTTTCAGTTAAAGCTTTAAGTCAAAAGATAGATGAAGAAACACATAGAAAACTTATCGGTGATTTCATTGCTAAGGTAGGTATGTAA
- a CDS encoding F0F1 ATP synthase subunit delta: protein MYEYLDRRYALALYEMAEKRDKVDEYLKDLREICDLIQNNQEFFEVIKHPQINTKKKKELFVQVFKGKIDEELLSFLILLIEKSRILNLAEILYQMENIDLERKNTVRGVVKTAVSILPEELEKLKNIFEKKYDKNIIFSTEVDESILGGVYVKIGNDVIDDTVKSKVEEMKELMLKKE from the coding sequence ATGTATGAATATTTAGATAGACGATATGCTTTAGCGCTTTATGAAATGGCTGAAAAACGAGATAAAGTTGATGAATATTTAAAAGACTTAAGAGAAATTTGTGATTTGATACAAAATAATCAAGAGTTTTTTGAAGTAATCAAACACCCTCAAATTAATACAAAGAAAAAGAAAGAACTTTTTGTTCAAGTATTTAAGGGTAAAATTGATGAAGAATTATTATCTTTTTTAATTCTTTTAATTGAGAAGAGTAGAATACTTAATTTAGCAGAAATATTATACCAGATGGAAAATATTGATCTGGAAAGAAAAAATACTGTTAGAGGTGTAGTTAAAACTGCTGTATCAATTTTACCAGAAGAATTAGAAAAATTAAAAAATATTTTTGAAAAGAAGTATGATAAAAATATTATATTCAGTACTGAAGTAGATGAAAGCATTTTAGGCGGAGTTTACGTAAAAATTGGAAATGATGTTATTGATGATACTGTTAAGTCAAAAGTAGAAGAAATGAAAGAGTTAATGCTTAAGAAAGAATAG
- the atpA gene encoding F0F1 ATP synthase subunit alpha, producing the protein MNIKPEEITSIIKKEIEKYEKQIKTVDSGTIIQVGDGVSRIYGLDNCIAGELLEFPNDVYGMALNLEQDNVGCVLLGSEEGIKEGDIVKGTGKVVEVPVGDGMIGRVVNALGLPIDGKGPIHTTETRAVEIPAPSIIDRSSVNEPLQTGIKAIDSMIPIGKGQRELIIGDRQTGKTAIGIDTIINQKGKDVICIYVAIGQKQSTVAHIVNTFTEMGAMDYSIVVSATAADSAPLQYLAPYAGCTIGEHFMNQGKDVLIIYDDLSKHAVAYRAMSLLLKRPPGREAYPGDVFYIHSRLLERAAKLSKELGGGSLTALPIIETQAGDVTAYIPTNVISITDGQIFLESELFYAGQRPAVNAGISVSRVGGSAQIKAMKQVSGTLRLELAQYRELEAFTQFGSDLDSDSTRRLEKGKRLVEILKQDQYKPMEVGKQIAILYAAVNDFLSDIKVSDIKKFEKEFLEYMDTHYREVEKTIITGKTLTDEVKTMLEKAIVEFKKIFLQEA; encoded by the coding sequence ATGAATATTAAACCAGAAGAAATAACTTCTATTATCAAAAAAGAAATAGAAAAATACGAAAAACAAATTAAAACAGTAGATTCTGGTACTATAATCCAAGTTGGAGATGGTGTTTCAAGAATTTATGGATTGGATAATTGTATAGCAGGGGAATTATTAGAGTTCCCTAATGATGTATATGGAATGGCTTTAAACCTTGAACAAGATAATGTAGGTTGCGTTCTTTTAGGATCTGAAGAAGGAATAAAAGAAGGAGACATAGTTAAAGGAACAGGTAAAGTTGTTGAAGTGCCAGTTGGAGACGGTATGATTGGTAGAGTTGTTAATGCATTAGGATTACCAATCGATGGTAAAGGACCAATACATACAACTGAAACTAGAGCTGTTGAAATTCCAGCTCCTAGCATAATAGACAGAAGTTCAGTTAACGAACCATTACAAACAGGAATTAAAGCTATCGATTCAATGATTCCAATCGGTAAGGGACAAAGAGAACTTATCATAGGAGATAGACAAACAGGTAAAACAGCGATAGGTATAGATACTATAATAAACCAAAAGGGTAAAGATGTTATCTGTATATATGTAGCTATAGGTCAAAAACAATCTACAGTTGCTCACATAGTGAATACTTTCACTGAAATGGGTGCTATGGATTATAGCATCGTAGTTAGTGCTACAGCAGCAGATTCAGCACCATTACAATATCTTGCACCATATGCTGGATGTACTATTGGTGAACATTTCATGAATCAAGGAAAGGACGTATTGATTATATACGATGATCTTTCTAAACATGCGGTAGCTTATAGAGCTATGTCATTATTACTTAAGAGACCACCAGGCAGAGAAGCTTATCCAGGAGATGTTTTCTATATTCATTCAAGATTACTTGAAAGAGCAGCTAAATTATCTAAAGAATTAGGCGGCGGATCATTAACAGCTCTTCCTATTATAGAAACACAAGCTGGAGACGTTACAGCTTACATACCAACAAACGTTATATCTATTACAGATGGTCAAATATTCTTAGAATCAGAGTTATTCTATGCAGGACAAAGACCAGCCGTAAATGCAGGTATATCAGTATCCAGAGTTGGTGGTAGTGCACAAATTAAAGCTATGAAGCAAGTAAGTGGTACATTAAGACTAGAACTTGCACAATATAGAGAACTTGAAGCTTTCACTCAATTCGGATCTGACCTAGATAGTGACTCTACTAGAAGACTTGAAAAAGGTAAGAGACTAGTTGAAATATTAAAGCAAGATCAATACAAACCAATGGAAGTAGGAAAGCAAATTGCAATATTATATGCTGCAGTTAATGATTTCTTATCAGACATTAAGGTTAGTGATATAAAGAAATTCGAAAAAGAATTCTTAGAATATATGGATACTCACTATAGAGAAGTTGAGAAAACAATTATTACAGGAAAAACTCTAACAGATGAAGTTAAGACTATGTTAGAAAAAGCAATAGTTGAATTCAAAAAGATATTTTTACAAGAAGCATAG
- the atpG gene encoding ATP synthase F1 subunit gamma — MGAAGLLDIKKRIKSVENTRKITNSMGLVATSKLRKSKNELLVNNKFIESTEPIMRKLAASGSETGKNIYFDGNNSQSKLYVVITSETGLCGGFNGGVVSYLETLIGDKKKEAKVIVVGNRGIGYIKRAKLQTVAEYVDIADIPTVKDSNTIFEKALEMYINEEVSEVNVVYSDFISTVKQEPKAVKILPIEKIEGESSSCLVEPNSEIALRDALNVYLKGKIRGILLSSKCSEQSSRMTAMDGATKNANDLLASLNLKYNRIRQGIITQEISEIVGGAEAQK, encoded by the coding sequence ATGGGCGCAGCTGGACTTCTTGATATAAAAAAGAGAATTAAGTCAGTAGAGAATACAAGAAAAATTACAAATTCCATGGGACTTGTTGCCACTTCTAAGTTAAGAAAGTCTAAAAACGAATTATTAGTAAATAATAAGTTTATTGAATCAACAGAACCTATTATGAGAAAGCTTGCAGCATCTGGTTCTGAAACTGGTAAAAATATTTATTTTGATGGAAATAACAGTCAAAGTAAATTATATGTAGTCATAACATCAGAAACAGGATTGTGTGGCGGATTCAATGGTGGTGTAGTATCTTACTTAGAAACTTTAATTGGAGATAAGAAAAAAGAGGCAAAAGTTATCGTAGTAGGAAACAGAGGAATTGGTTATATTAAAAGAGCTAAACTTCAAACTGTAGCTGAATATGTAGATATTGCAGATATACCTACAGTAAAAGATTCAAATACTATATTTGAAAAAGCGCTTGAAATGTATATCAATGAAGAAGTTTCTGAAGTTAATGTTGTATATTCTGATTTCATATCAACAGTTAAACAAGAACCAAAAGCAGTTAAAATTTTACCAATCGAAAAAATTGAAGGTGAATCAAGTTCATGTCTTGTTGAACCTAATTCAGAAATAGCATTAAGAGATGCTCTTAACGTTTATTTAAAAGGGAAAATAAGAGGTATTTTGTTAAGCTCAAAATGTAGTGAACAAAGTTCTAGAATGACTGCAATGGACGGAGCTACAAAGAATGCAAATGATTTGTTAGCTAGTTTAAATCTTAAATATAATAGAATTAGACAAGGAATTATAACACAAGAAATAAGTGAAATTGTTGGAGGAG